The following proteins are co-located in the Micromonospora viridifaciens genome:
- a CDS encoding NADP-dependent isocitrate dehydrogenase, with the protein MAKIKVNNPVVEIDGDEMTRIIWKQIREQLILPYLDVDLHYYDLSIQHRDATDDQVTIDAANAIKEHGVGVKCATITPDEARVEEFGLKKMWRSPNGTIRNILGGVVFREPIIMSNVPRLVPGWTKPIIIGRHAHGDQYKATDFVVPGPGTVTITYTPADGGAPMEMEVANFPGGGVAMGMYNFDESIRDFARASMRYGLDRGYPVYLSTKNTILKAYDGRFKDIFAEVFENEFKSEFEKAGITYEHRLIDDMVAAALKWEGGFVWACKNYDGDVQSDTVAQGFGSLGLMTSVLMTPDGRTVEAEAAHGTVTRHYRQYQKGEKTSTNPIASIYAWTRGLAHRGKLDGTPAVTEFANTLEQVIVDTVEGGQMTKDLALLISRDAPWLTTDEFMNALDENLARKLAA; encoded by the coding sequence ATGGCGAAGATCAAGGTAAACAACCCGGTCGTGGAAATCGACGGCGACGAGATGACCCGGATCATCTGGAAGCAGATCCGGGAGCAGCTGATCCTGCCGTACCTCGACGTCGACCTGCACTACTACGACCTGTCGATCCAGCACCGCGACGCCACCGACGACCAGGTCACCATCGACGCCGCCAACGCCATCAAGGAGCACGGCGTCGGCGTCAAGTGCGCCACCATCACCCCGGACGAGGCCCGGGTGGAGGAGTTCGGTCTGAAGAAGATGTGGCGGTCGCCGAACGGCACCATCCGCAACATCCTCGGCGGCGTGGTCTTCCGCGAGCCGATCATCATGTCGAACGTGCCGCGGCTCGTCCCCGGCTGGACCAAGCCGATCATCATCGGCCGGCACGCGCACGGCGACCAGTACAAGGCCACCGACTTCGTCGTCCCCGGCCCGGGCACGGTGACCATCACCTACACCCCGGCCGACGGCGGCGCGCCGATGGAGATGGAGGTCGCCAACTTCCCCGGCGGCGGCGTCGCCATGGGCATGTACAACTTCGACGAGTCGATCCGGGACTTCGCCCGCGCCTCGATGCGCTATGGCCTGGACCGCGGCTACCCGGTCTACCTGTCGACCAAGAACACCATCCTCAAGGCGTACGACGGCCGGTTCAAGGACATCTTCGCCGAGGTGTTCGAGAACGAGTTCAAGTCGGAGTTCGAGAAGGCCGGCATCACCTACGAGCACCGGCTGATCGACGACATGGTCGCCGCCGCGCTCAAGTGGGAGGGCGGCTTCGTCTGGGCCTGCAAGAACTACGACGGTGACGTGCAGTCCGACACCGTGGCCCAGGGCTTCGGCTCGCTCGGCCTGATGACCTCCGTGCTGATGACCCCGGACGGCCGCACGGTCGAGGCCGAGGCCGCGCACGGCACGGTCACCCGGCACTACCGGCAGTACCAGAAGGGCGAGAAGACCTCGACCAACCCGATCGCGTCGATCTACGCCTGGACCCGGGGCCTGGCCCACCGGGGCAAGCTGGACGGCACCCCGGCGGTCACCGAGTTCGCCAACACCCTGGAGCAGGTCATCGTCGACACCGTCGAGGGTGGCCAGATGACCAAGGACCTCGCGCTGCTCATCTCGCGCGACGCCCCGTGGCTGACCACCGACGAGTTCATGAACGCGCTCGACGAGAACCTGGCCCGCAAGCTCGCGGCCTGA